The following coding sequences are from one uncultured Desulfobacter sp. window:
- a CDS encoding LysE family translocator, which translates to MFEYAWGHWATFFTAAVLLNISPGPDMAFILGQTAKRGVSSGFAAMFGIWTGAFVHVIFAALGLSAILASSALAFSTVKWIGAAYLIWLGIQALRSKGSHMSVYGQTAPKGLMSIFRQGVLVSVLNPKVAVFFLAFLPQFVESGAGPVSAQFFLHGSLIIFVAAFVEPPLILIGGKLTNYLNANTVVSRWMDRGLGAVFVGLGIKLASSDRF; encoded by the coding sequence ATGTTTGAGTACGCTTGGGGTCATTGGGCAACATTTTTTACGGCGGCTGTTTTATTAAACATATCTCCGGGTCCGGATATGGCGTTCATTCTTGGCCAAACCGCAAAAAGAGGGGTGTCGTCAGGATTTGCGGCAATGTTCGGCATCTGGACCGGTGCATTTGTCCATGTTATTTTTGCAGCTTTAGGGTTATCTGCTATTTTAGCCTCTTCTGCTTTGGCATTCTCAACAGTTAAATGGATTGGTGCCGCCTATCTGATATGGCTGGGCATACAGGCCTTGCGGTCTAAAGGGAGCCACATGTCCGTCTACGGTCAGACGGCCCCAAAAGGCTTGATGTCGATATTTCGACAAGGTGTGCTGGTATCCGTATTAAATCCTAAAGTCGCGGTTTTCTTTCTGGCGTTTCTGCCGCAATTTGTTGAATCCGGCGCAGGTCCTGTCAGCGCACAATTTTTTCTCCATGGATCCCTGATCATTTTTGTAGCGGCCTTTGTTGAACCGCCTTTGATTCTTATCGGCGGCAAATTAACGAACTATCTGAACGCGAACACGGTGGTTTCCCGCTGGATGGATCGCGGCCTTGGTGCAGTGTTTGTTGGCTTGGGCATTAAACTGGCCTCAAGTGACCGGTTTTAA
- a CDS encoding ATP-binding protein, with protein sequence MDNPDLLLRRTRDLFVQIKWVIPARAVFALVLICSTLFFPGAALSGNREYSFLSLYKISGIMLGLSVVYFIWLQRKKYLYGLAYTQVIIDTLIVTAIVFVTGGYHSIFTFLYLLIIIYAAMLLLARGSFAVALVSSIQYGLLIELEYLKIIAPVSENYPLALMVDQHHILYRIVIIISACFATAALSGILALQLKAARKELKIAQEHLKRVEKMAAVDEIVSGIAHEIKNPLASLSGSIQMLKEEMAPTGENDKLMQIVLRETDRLKQIVTDIRLISKPNRSNAELINLAKAIDDVKVLFDNTPDWQGNITLVTRLEPDLHVCMNGVHLQQILWNLIKNAAESIDGHGKITISLESPRHKRIYLTIKDTGTGIDPKNTPHIFDPFFTTKSDGTGLGLSIIHRIVDTYNGMIDFESIPGKGSVFTIIFERPDQCREPEGIKTGHLRPV encoded by the coding sequence TTGGATAACCCGGATCTTTTGTTACGACGGACCCGGGATCTGTTTGTTCAGATCAAGTGGGTTATCCCGGCCAGGGCGGTATTCGCCCTGGTCTTGATATGTTCCACCCTTTTTTTTCCCGGTGCCGCCCTGTCCGGCAATCGGGAGTACTCCTTTTTATCCCTGTACAAAATTTCAGGCATCATGCTTGGACTGTCTGTGGTTTATTTTATCTGGCTCCAACGGAAAAAATACCTGTATGGACTTGCCTATACCCAGGTCATTATTGATACCCTCATTGTCACAGCCATTGTTTTTGTCACCGGCGGCTATCATAGTATTTTTACGTTTTTGTATTTGTTGATCATCATTTATGCGGCCATGCTGTTGCTTGCCCGGGGCAGTTTTGCCGTGGCGCTGGTATCAAGCATTCAATATGGGCTTCTCATTGAGCTTGAGTATTTGAAGATTATTGCCCCGGTGTCGGAAAATTACCCCCTTGCTCTAATGGTGGACCAGCACCACATCCTGTACCGGATTGTGATCATTATTTCAGCCTGTTTTGCCACGGCAGCCCTAAGCGGCATTCTGGCCCTGCAGCTTAAAGCCGCCAGGAAAGAGCTAAAGATTGCCCAGGAGCATTTAAAACGTGTGGAAAAAATGGCGGCAGTGGATGAAATTGTGTCAGGCATTGCCCATGAGATAAAGAACCCTCTGGCCTCCTTGTCCGGTTCCATACAGATGTTAAAGGAGGAGATGGCACCCACAGGCGAAAATGATAAACTCATGCAGATTGTGTTAAGGGAAACGGATCGCCTCAAACAGATCGTGACCGATATTCGATTGATTTCAAAACCTAATCGGTCCAATGCGGAGTTGATTAATCTGGCCAAAGCAATTGATGATGTAAAAGTTTTATTTGACAATACACCGGACTGGCAGGGTAACATCACACTTGTGACCCGGCTCGAACCGGATCTGCATGTGTGTATGAATGGGGTGCATTTGCAGCAGATTCTATGGAATTTGATAAAAAATGCCGCCGAATCCATTGACGGCCACGGAAAGATTACAATATCACTGGAGTCGCCCCGGCATAAGCGCATCTATTTGACCATTAAAGATACAGGTACGGGCATTGACCCCAAAAATACCCCGCATATTTTTGATCCCTTTTTCACCACTAAAAGTGATGGAACAGGACTTGGGCTGTCAATTATTCACCGGATAGTTGACACCTACAACGGCATGATTGACTTTGAATCAATTCCGGGAAAAGGGAGCGTTTTTACAATAATTTTTGAACGCCCTGATCAATGCCGCGAGCCAGAGGGGATTAAAACCGGTCACTTGAGGCCAGTTTAA
- a CDS encoding EAL domain-containing protein produces MELKDTHKGMVVKNLLMLAENIGIQTIAEGVENTEEWKWLVENKATYIQGYLFAKPAAVPPVPNVPG; encoded by the coding sequence ATGGAGTTAAAAGATACCCACAAAGGCATGGTCGTCAAAAATCTTTTAATGCTGGCTGAAAATATTGGTATCCAAACAATCGCAGAAGGGGTCGAAAATACAGAAGAGTGGAAGTGGCTGGTGGAAAACAAAGCAACCTATATCCAGGGATATCTTTTCGCAAAGCCTGCGGCCGTGCCGCCTGTGCCCAATGTCCCGGGCTAA
- a CDS encoding type II secretion system F family protein, translating to MAVIYEWKGKNPKGRKIKGEMEAETPEQVRTSLERRKITPTRVRKKPKDLFENVSFLAPKVKDSDVIVFARQFSTMIDAGLPLLQCIELLYSQQENPTFKKQLKHIKESVESGETFADALKKYPKTFNELFVNMIAAGEAGGILDVILQRLAAYAEKMAKLKKQVKGAMTYPAITLAVAVIVVGVILVFVIPVFEKMFADMGSALPAFTQIVINLSNFVVANILWIIFGCIGAAFLYRQIYKTKKGQIFFDDMFLRLPVLGILIRKVAVAKFTRTTSTMISSGVSILEALDIVGKTSGNKIVEFAITDVKSGIAEGRSMADPLLESGVFPAMVCSMIAVGESTGALDVMMTKIADFYDDEVDQAVKNLTDMIEPFMLVFLGVVVGGLVIAMYLPIFSMAGAVG from the coding sequence ATGGCCGTCATTTATGAGTGGAAAGGAAAGAATCCCAAAGGTAGGAAAATCAAAGGGGAGATGGAGGCTGAAACGCCGGAACAGGTACGAACCTCACTGGAACGCCGCAAGATAACCCCCACACGGGTCCGGAAAAAACCAAAGGACCTGTTTGAAAATGTCTCCTTTCTTGCGCCGAAAGTGAAAGACAGCGATGTCATCGTTTTCGCACGGCAGTTTTCCACTATGATAGATGCGGGCCTGCCGCTTTTGCAATGCATAGAACTTTTGTATTCCCAGCAGGAGAATCCTACATTTAAGAAACAGCTTAAGCATATTAAAGAGTCTGTTGAATCCGGAGAGACCTTTGCCGATGCACTGAAAAAGTATCCCAAAACCTTTAATGAGCTTTTTGTCAACATGATAGCCGCCGGGGAGGCAGGCGGTATCCTTGATGTCATTTTACAGCGCCTGGCAGCCTATGCCGAAAAAATGGCGAAGCTTAAAAAGCAGGTCAAGGGCGCCATGACCTATCCGGCCATTACCCTGGCCGTGGCGGTTATCGTGGTGGGCGTTATCCTGGTCTTTGTTATACCGGTGTTTGAGAAAATGTTTGCCGACATGGGGTCTGCGCTGCCTGCTTTCACCCAGATTGTCATTAATCTAAGTAATTTTGTGGTGGCAAATATCCTGTGGATAATTTTTGGGTGCATAGGGGCTGCTTTTCTGTACAGGCAAATTTATAAAACAAAAAAGGGTCAAATTTTTTTTGATGATATGTTTTTACGTCTGCCGGTCTTGGGCATTTTGATCCGGAAGGTGGCCGTGGCAAAATTCACCCGTACCACATCCACTATGATTTCATCCGGGGTCTCCATTCTTGAGGCCCTGGATATTGTGGGCAAAACCTCGGGTAATAAAATTGTCGAATTTGCTATAACCGATGTCAAGAGCGGCATTGCCGAAGGCCGATCCATGGCCGACCCTTTGCTGGAAAGCGGGGTGTTTCCTGCCATGGTCTGCTCCATGATCGCCGTGGGGGAATCCACAGGTGCCCTGGATGTAATGATGACCAAAATTGCAGACTTTTATGATGATGAGGTGGACCAGGCCGTAAAAAATCTGACGGATATGATCGAACCCTTCATGCTTGTGTTTTTAGGTGTTGTGGTCGGCGGTCTTGTTATTGCCATGTATCTGCCCATTTTTTCAATGGCCGGCGCCGTTGGATAA
- a CDS encoding ATP-binding protein: MLNKIFFRSWMQYFILIFILIAVVIFPLLNIYDKNRLKIDISHNIGYGMKAEHQLESMFHERTGDIQVLAQSPCLARFTAHPTPKNRQTLTRMMRSVCHYYGMYDQIRLIHADGREMVRINFDGGKCNKVPQKSLQNKVNRYYFKEALLLPADQIFISPLDLNVEQGKVEVPHKPMIRFALPVKDQKGSTRAVLVMNFMGKSLLENLFAQNHINDDSERIHYSFLVNENGYYLKSQMFPEKEFAFMFETNKDLRFAADFPDAWQAARTGIKQIRTDHGIFLIRVLSVPISILSTQAIDVGTIAPSNHWYMFHFIPEESIKKKSLIYGPGQPILISMHLLFSLLIAYLLAQRKRVLKQQKKDEQTIRHLYKKNDLILSSTGDGIYGVDIHGAFTFLNPAAEQMLGWSQDQIIGKSSHQVFHHSYPDGSTYEEGNCPLHVALEDGESRRIDHEIFLRKDGSAFSVSCVSSPIIENGKITGSVVSFRDISDRLAKDAQLKASQKGFETIFTLVPIPIIYVNEQGWIYRRNNAFTTLLGYGEQEFFDIDNALEKMFPDNETGKEGRSHFLAYLERAPEQDGTIQPNMYKLLCKDGIYKEMLVGGRLFEEGYILTFVDMTDQEAAKKALVSARQQAEKANQAKSEFLANMSHEIRTPMNAIIGMSRFLLETDLTDEQLDFAKKIDFSSRVLLDIINDILDFSKIEAGKIDIDIHDFSLKEMLFPIDSILSPPAQEKGIDFTIAIAPDVPDVVQGDAHRLRQILMNLLSNAVKFTCKGGVTGQISLESKDHEEGRVTLLFSVQDTGIGISPVQQKQIFEAFSQADSTTTRRFGGTGLGLAISRRLVQLMGGELKVESEENRGSTFYFKMDMAMGDPAAFRENQQRSDKIAPPDLKGFSILVVEDLDLNLEVAVRLLNRTGADLLIARNGRQAVDIVAQTPPDLIFMDLQMPVMDGFQAIWTIRKTHKDLPIIALSAAALSEEVDRAIHFGADAHISKPVEPNTLYMALCRYLHVAAQSLPEPPDSKFRAPTPSQGAGPDHPREAEDVAPTADRPRRFDLPKVMEAVDNDTDFFIRITEMYFYNRADHMNAIQNAIGAEDGPALEKAAHAMKGALSNFRALGAQLQANELEKQAKTGDFSQINPILSQLEQEIALFEDELNITIEKLKR; the protein is encoded by the coding sequence GTGCTGAATAAAATTTTTTTTCGTTCCTGGATGCAATATTTTATCCTGATTTTCATCCTCATAGCTGTGGTGATTTTCCCTTTGTTAAATATATATGATAAAAACCGCCTTAAAATAGATATCAGTCATAATATCGGCTATGGGATGAAGGCTGAGCACCAGCTTGAGTCCATGTTTCATGAACGAACCGGCGACATCCAAGTGCTTGCCCAGTCCCCGTGTCTGGCCCGATTCACAGCCCATCCGACCCCGAAAAACCGTCAGACGCTTACACGGATGATGCGTTCGGTTTGCCATTATTATGGCATGTATGATCAGATTCGCTTAATTCATGCCGACGGGCGGGAGATGGTGCGCATCAATTTTGATGGCGGCAAATGCAATAAAGTCCCCCAAAAAAGCCTTCAAAACAAGGTGAATCGCTATTATTTCAAAGAAGCGCTCTTGCTGCCTGCAGATCAAATATTTATCTCTCCTTTGGACTTAAATGTGGAACAGGGCAAAGTTGAAGTCCCCCACAAACCCATGATTCGTTTTGCCCTTCCCGTTAAAGATCAAAAAGGGTCAACACGGGCAGTTTTGGTGATGAACTTTATGGGCAAATCCCTGCTGGAAAATTTATTTGCCCAAAACCACATAAACGACGATTCGGAGCGCATACATTACAGTTTTCTTGTCAATGAAAACGGCTATTATTTGAAATCCCAGATGTTTCCGGAAAAAGAGTTTGCCTTTATGTTCGAAACAAACAAAGACTTGCGCTTTGCCGCTGATTTCCCAGACGCCTGGCAGGCCGCACGAACAGGAATAAAGCAGATCCGGACCGATCATGGCATTTTTTTGATACGGGTGCTGTCCGTCCCAATTTCCATCCTAAGCACCCAAGCCATTGATGTCGGTACAATTGCGCCTTCAAATCACTGGTATATGTTTCACTTTATCCCCGAAGAGAGTATCAAAAAAAAATCGCTCATCTACGGCCCTGGGCAGCCCATCCTCATCTCCATGCATCTTCTTTTTTCTCTGTTGATCGCTTATTTATTGGCCCAGCGCAAACGTGTGCTGAAACAGCAAAAAAAAGACGAACAAACCATTCGCCATCTGTATAAAAAAAATGATCTTATTTTATCTTCCACCGGAGACGGAATTTACGGCGTTGATATTCACGGTGCCTTCACCTTTTTAAACCCGGCCGCAGAACAAATGCTCGGATGGTCCCAGGATCAGATTATCGGCAAAAGTTCCCACCAGGTCTTTCACCACAGTTATCCCGACGGCTCCACCTATGAAGAAGGAAACTGCCCTTTGCACGTTGCTCTGGAAGACGGGGAGAGTCGGCGCATTGACCATGAAATTTTCTTGCGAAAAGACGGCAGCGCCTTTTCGGTCAGTTGTGTCTCGTCCCCCATCATTGAAAATGGGAAGATTACAGGGTCTGTTGTAAGTTTCAGGGATATTTCCGACAGACTGGCTAAGGATGCCCAGCTCAAGGCCTCCCAAAAAGGATTTGAAACCATATTTACCCTGGTTCCCATCCCCATCATATACGTGAATGAACAAGGATGGATCTACAGAAGAAACAATGCATTTACAACGCTGCTGGGTTACGGAGAACAAGAATTTTTCGACATTGATAACGCACTTGAAAAAATGTTCCCGGATAATGAGACCGGCAAAGAGGGGCGCAGCCATTTTTTGGCCTATCTTGAACGCGCCCCGGAACAAGACGGCACAATCCAGCCAAACATGTATAAACTGCTGTGCAAAGATGGAATATATAAAGAGATGCTGGTTGGCGGCCGGCTCTTTGAAGAAGGTTATATCTTAACCTTTGTGGACATGACCGACCAGGAAGCGGCCAAAAAAGCCCTGGTCTCCGCCCGCCAACAGGCGGAAAAAGCCAACCAGGCAAAATCGGAATTTCTGGCCAACATGTCCCATGAAATCCGGACGCCCATGAATGCCATCATCGGCATGAGCCGGTTTCTGCTCGAAACCGATTTAACCGACGAACAATTGGACTTTGCCAAGAAAATTGACTTTTCTTCCAGGGTACTTCTGGATATTATCAATGATATTCTGGATTTTTCCAAAATTGAGGCAGGGAAGATCGATATAGACATTCATGATTTTTCCTTAAAAGAGATGCTTTTTCCCATCGACTCCATATTGTCTCCCCCGGCCCAGGAAAAAGGTATTGATTTTACCATCGCCATAGCACCGGATGTGCCCGATGTTGTCCAGGGTGACGCCCACAGGCTCAGACAGATATTAATGAATCTTTTAAGCAATGCCGTCAAATTTACCTGCAAAGGCGGGGTAACAGGGCAAATCAGCTTAGAGAGCAAGGATCATGAAGAGGGCCGGGTAACACTGCTTTTTTCAGTCCAAGATACCGGCATCGGCATCAGCCCGGTACAGCAGAAACAAATATTTGAGGCCTTTTCCCAGGCCGATTCAACCACCACCAGGCGTTTTGGCGGCACCGGCCTGGGGCTTGCCATCAGCAGACGACTGGTCCAGTTGATGGGAGGTGAATTAAAGGTTGAATCCGAAGAGAACCGGGGCAGTACCTTTTATTTTAAGATGGACATGGCAATGGGCGACCCTGCCGCGTTCAGGGAAAACCAGCAACGTTCAGACAAAATCGCGCCACCGGATTTAAAAGGTTTTTCCATCCTGGTGGTGGAAGATCTCGATCTAAACCTGGAGGTGGCCGTTCGCCTGTTAAATCGGACAGGGGCGGATTTGCTGATCGCAAGAAACGGTCGTCAGGCAGTGGACATCGTTGCACAAACCCCGCCGGATCTTATCTTCATGGACCTTCAGATGCCGGTCATGGATGGATTCCAGGCGATTTGGACCATCCGCAAAACCCATAAAGATTTGCCGATCATCGCACTTTCAGCCGCAGCATTATCCGAAGAAGTGGACCGGGCAATTCATTTTGGCGCCGATGCCCATATTTCAAAGCCGGTTGAGCCCAATACACTTTACATGGCCCTTTGCCGGTATTTGCATGTAGCGGCTCAATCCTTGCCCGAACCGCCTGATTCAAAATTTCGTGCCCCCACGCCCAGCCAAGGTGCCGGCCCGGATCACCCACGTGAAGCAGAGGATGTGGCCCCAACCGCCGACCGGCCCCGGCGTTTCGATCTGCCCAAAGTCATGGAAGCGGTGGACAATGATACGGATTTTTTCATCCGGATCACTGAAATGTATTTCTATAACCGTGCCGATCATATGAATGCCATCCAAAACGCAATTGGGGCTGAAGATGGCCCGGCATTGGAAAAGGCAGCCCATGCCATGAAAGGCGCCTTGAGCAATTTTCGGGCACTTGGGGCTCAGTTGCAGGCAAATGAATTGGAAAAACAGGCAAAAACAGGGGATTTCAGCCAAATAAACCCAATCCTTTCACAATTGGAACAAGAGATCGCTCTATTTGAAGATGAACTTAATATAACCATTGAAAAGTTAAAAAGATGA
- a CDS encoding CBS domain-containing protein, whose translation MSPKKQQIFPKTVITSHVNSDFDAIGAMLAAQKLYPESVIIFPGSQEKNLRDFFVHSMGYLFNMADPAKIDFSRTQRLVIVDTRQKSRLSGVERLLEKPNLIIDIYDHHPSFPDEIKGTYDLSKPYGATTTIMCELLREKKIAITSDEATVMALGIYEDTGNFTYASTTPADFEQAGFLISCGASLSTISSLVVKEMKTEQVTWLNELINEMTTVTVNGIPIHLSAIAASHYIPDLASIVQKIVRMENLDCFFALVLMGSKVYVIARNRLHELDVGKILGALGGGGHFYAASAKVENQTLPQVEMRLIELIQQQIKHVRVAKKLMSSPAITITAEKSCRDAAQKMIRYNINTLLVLDPQTREYSGYITRHVAEKIVHHKLGGQPVIDYFEPGGQSVGLSCDLAEIERIIIDLKQRVVPVMDNRLISGVITRTDLLNFLVEHNREVVLSEKTDMPGLKPRTKYVGNRIKHQLDERVRTLLSDIGTAGDTLGVEVFVVGGFVRDLMLERPIEDVDVVVEGDGIAFARYFASLHNCRLHQHRKFNTAVIIFDDEFKVDVASARLEYYATPAALPVVENSSIKMDLARRDFTINTLAISLNTDTFGTLIDYFGGVRDVKDKIVRIIHNLSFIEDPTRIFRAIKFSNRFGFRIGKVTANLIKNALNVGAVKHLSGLRVLSELKQIFGEENPLPAVRTMADYGLDKVIHNDLKLTRATCDLFESVGKALAWHDLLYADDDYPRWAVYFMAWLHGYPFRVSSQIADRLMFPVKERYRLLEQRIKAEQRILLIEKNYPVSNQQMYWWLIYFKTECLLFMLALTKNESVRKAISHFYTHQRNIKPLIGGKELKDLGIKPGPIYTTILNKIIDEKLNEKLNTMEEEIEFAEHYASEHNLI comes from the coding sequence GTGTCCCCAAAAAAACAGCAAATTTTCCCTAAAACAGTCATCACCAGCCATGTAAATTCAGATTTTGATGCCATCGGTGCCATGCTTGCCGCACAAAAGCTCTACCCGGAAAGTGTCATCATCTTTCCCGGATCCCAGGAAAAAAATCTCAGGGATTTTTTTGTTCACTCCATGGGCTACCTGTTTAACATGGCAGACCCTGCCAAAATAGACTTTTCCAGGACCCAGCGCCTGGTCATTGTGGATACCCGGCAAAAAAGCCGACTGTCCGGCGTTGAAAGGCTGCTGGAAAAACCGAATCTGATCATTGATATTTACGATCACCACCCCTCATTTCCTGACGAAATCAAGGGGACCTATGACCTGTCAAAGCCCTACGGGGCCACCACCACCATCATGTGTGAACTGCTGCGTGAAAAAAAAATTGCCATCACCAGTGATGAGGCCACGGTGATGGCCCTTGGAATTTACGAGGACACCGGCAACTTCACCTATGCCTCCACAACCCCGGCGGATTTTGAACAGGCAGGGTTTCTGATCTCCTGCGGTGCCAGTTTATCCACCATTTCAAGCCTTGTGGTCAAGGAAATGAAGACCGAACAGGTCACATGGCTCAATGAATTGATCAATGAAATGACAACCGTTACCGTCAACGGCATCCCGATCCACCTGTCGGCCATCGCCGCATCCCATTATATTCCGGATCTTGCCTCCATTGTCCAAAAAATTGTCCGAATGGAAAATCTGGACTGTTTTTTTGCCCTGGTGCTCATGGGGTCCAAGGTGTATGTCATCGCCCGGAACCGCCTGCACGAACTGGATGTGGGAAAAATCCTGGGCGCCCTTGGTGGCGGCGGTCATTTTTATGCGGCATCCGCCAAGGTGGAGAACCAGACCCTTCCCCAGGTAGAAATGCGCTTGATCGAGCTGATCCAACAACAGATCAAGCACGTCCGCGTAGCAAAAAAACTGATGTCAAGCCCGGCCATCACCATCACCGCAGAAAAATCGTGCCGGGATGCGGCCCAAAAAATGATCCGCTACAACATCAACACATTGCTTGTTCTTGATCCGCAGACACGTGAATATTCAGGATACATCACCCGCCATGTGGCTGAAAAAATTGTACACCACAAGCTTGGTGGGCAGCCTGTAATCGATTATTTTGAGCCCGGCGGACAAAGTGTCGGCCTCTCCTGTGATCTGGCGGAAATCGAACGTATCATTATCGATTTAAAACAACGGGTCGTTCCGGTAATGGATAATCGCCTAATTTCCGGGGTCATTACACGCACCGACCTTTTAAATTTTCTGGTGGAACATAACCGGGAAGTTGTTTTAAGTGAAAAAACAGACATGCCCGGCCTGAAACCCCGGACAAAATACGTGGGCAATCGTATCAAGCATCAACTGGACGAGCGTGTACGCACCCTGCTTTCCGACATCGGCACGGCCGGAGACACCCTCGGCGTGGAGGTCTTTGTGGTGGGCGGATTTGTCCGGGACCTGATGCTCGAGCGGCCCATCGAAGACGTGGACGTTGTGGTGGAGGGGGACGGCATTGCCTTTGCCCGTTATTTTGCATCACTGCACAATTGCAGACTGCACCAGCACCGCAAATTCAACACCGCCGTCATTATTTTTGACGACGAGTTCAAGGTTGACGTGGCCTCTGCCCGGCTCGAATACTATGCGACGCCCGCCGCACTGCCTGTGGTGGAAAACTCCTCTATTAAAATGGATCTTGCCCGCAGGGATTTTACCATCAACACCCTGGCCATCTCCTTGAACACGGACACTTTTGGAACGCTCATCGACTATTTCGGCGGTGTCCGGGACGTGAAGGATAAAATAGTCCGCATTATCCATAACCTAAGTTTTATTGAGGACCCCACCCGGATTTTCCGGGCCATCAAATTCTCCAACAGATTTGGATTCAGGATCGGAAAAGTCACCGCCAACCTGATCAAAAACGCCTTAAATGTCGGGGCGGTGAAGCATTTAAGCGGCCTGCGGGTGCTTTCGGAACTCAAACAGATTTTCGGCGAAGAAAACCCGTTGCCTGCGGTCCGGACCATGGCCGATTACGGTCTGGACAAAGTGATACACAATGATCTGAAATTAACCCGGGCTACCTGCGACCTGTTTGAATCCGTGGGTAAAGCCCTGGCATGGCATGATCTTTTATATGCCGATGACGATTATCCAAGATGGGCGGTTTATTTCATGGCCTGGCTTCACGGCTACCCGTTTAGGGTGAGTTCCCAGATTGCGGACCGCCTGATGTTTCCCGTAAAAGAGCGGTACCGCCTGCTTGAGCAACGCATTAAGGCCGAACAGCGGATACTCCTGATTGAAAAAAACTATCCAGTCTCAAATCAGCAGATGTACTGGTGGCTGATCTATTTTAAAACGGAATGCCTGCTGTTTATGCTGGCGTTGACGAAAAATGAATCGGTACGCAAAGCCATTTCTCATTTTTATACACACCAGCGAAATATAAAACCTTTAATCGGGGGCAAAGAGCTCAAAGACCTGGGCATAAAGCCAGGGCCGATCTACACCACGATTCTCAATAAAATTATCGACGAAAAGCTGAATGAAAAATTGAATACCATGGAAGAGGAAATCGAATTTGCCGAACACTACGCCTCTGAACATAATTTGATTTGA
- a CDS encoding diguanylate cyclase, translating to MKILISEDDPIFRAILENNLKKWGYQVISTVDGRQAWDIIINPGCPNIVISDWMMPEMDGLQLCRKVRAHETPRYVYFIILTAKSDQQDIIEGLEAGVDDYLTKPIDYVELKYRIHIGERIIDLEEKVLELARKDSLTGILNRRAFNEKLDQELERAARTPPPLSLLMTDIDHFKQVNDRYGHTAGDKVLKQFVSQMKQVIRPYDVIGRYGGEEFILCLPDCSIDQGRDIAERMRIKIETTPMHISESRPPIHITASFGISSFSSADEKNAELLIKKADDALYAAKNDGRNCVRMAQP from the coding sequence ATGAAAATTTTAATTTCCGAAGATGATCCCATATTCAGAGCCATTCTTGAAAACAACCTTAAAAAATGGGGATACCAGGTCATTTCCACCGTTGACGGCCGCCAGGCCTGGGATATCATCATCAACCCAGGGTGCCCCAATATCGTTATTTCCGACTGGATGATGCCTGAAATGGACGGCCTGCAGCTGTGCCGAAAAGTACGTGCCCATGAGACACCCAGATACGTCTATTTTATCATCCTCACCGCCAAAAGCGACCAGCAGGACATTATAGAGGGTCTTGAAGCCGGCGTGGACGATTATTTAACCAAACCCATTGACTACGTTGAACTCAAATACCGTATCCATATCGGTGAACGAATCATCGACCTGGAAGAAAAAGTGCTGGAACTGGCCCGAAAGGATTCTTTGACAGGGATCTTGAATCGCAGGGCCTTCAATGAAAAACTGGACCAAGAGCTTGAACGGGCCGCGCGGACCCCCCCACCGTTGTCGTTGCTCATGACAGACATAGACCATTTTAAACAGGTGAATGACCGGTACGGCCACACGGCAGGAGACAAAGTACTCAAGCAATTTGTATCCCAGATGAAACAGGTCATACGGCCCTATGATGTTATCGGCCGGTATGGTGGGGAGGAGTTTATCCTATGTCTGCCGGACTGCTCGATTGATCAAGGCCGGGACATTGCAGAACGTATGAGAATCAAAATTGAAACAACACCCATGCACATATCTGAAAGCCGCCCACCCATCCATATTACCGCAAGTTTCGGCATTTCATCGTTTTCCTCTGCCGACGAAAAAAATGCGGAATTGCTCATCAAAAAGGCTGACGATGCTTTGTATGCTGCAAAAAATGACGGCAGAAACTGTGTGCGCATGGCGCAACCATAG